In Choloepus didactylus isolate mChoDid1 chromosome 6, mChoDid1.pri, whole genome shotgun sequence, one DNA window encodes the following:
- the LOC119538585 gene encoding olfactory receptor 1440-like — protein MTRGRNSTITRFILLGFSEFPKLTIVLFAIFLGIYLMTVSWNVGLITLIRMDSHLHTPMYFFLSKLSFLDICYVSTIAPRMLSDFFKKQKFISFMGCTIQYFFFSSLGLTECCLLAAMAYDRYAAICKPLLYTAIMSPTLCVQMVAGSSITGFFGSFIQLCALLQLHFCRPNIINHFFCDLPQLLTLSCSDTFFFQVMTSVLTVIFGLTSVLVIIISYGYIVATILKITSAEGRAKAFNTCASHLTAVTLFFGSGIFVYMYPNSDDSLSQNKLASVLYTVIIPMLNPLIYSLRNKEIKDALNRWKKRIFFWCY, from the coding sequence ATGACAAGGGGAAGAAACAGTACAATTACCAGGTTCATCCTCTTAGGATTCTCTGAATTCCCAAAGCTCACCATTGTCCTCTTTGCAATATTCCTAGGGATCTACCTCATGACAGTATCTTGGAACGTGGGCCTCATCACCCTAATCAGGATGGACTCCCATctgcacacacccatgtactttttcctcagtAAACTGTCCTTTCTAGACATTTGTTATGTTTCTACTATAGCCCCAAGGATGCTCTCAGACTTCTTCAAGAAGCAAAAATTTATCTCTTTTATGGGGTGCACCATACAGTACTTCTTTTTCTCTAGCCTGGGCTTGACTGAGTGCTGTCTTCTGGCGGCCATGGCTTATGATCGATACGCTGCCATTTGTAAACCTCTGCTCTACACAGCCATTATGTCTCCCACCCTCTGTGTGCAGATGGTGGCAGGATCATCTATAACTGGATTCTTTGGCTCATTTATCCAACTCTGTGCTTTACTTCAGCTCCATTTCTGTAGGCCAAATATCAtcaaccacttcttctgtgacctgCCCCAGCTGCTGACCCTATCCTGCTCTGACACTTTTTTCTTTCAAGTCATGACATCTGTGCTTACAGTCATCTTTGGACTCACATCTGTCCTGGTTATCATAATATCCTATGGTTATATTGTTGCCACTATTCTGAAAATCACTTCAGCTGAAGGCAGAGCCAAGGCTTTCAACACCTGTGCTTCTCACCTGACAGCAGTGACCCTCTTCTTTGGCTCTggtatatttgtttatatgtatCCTAACTCTGATGATTCCTTGAGCCAAAACAAACTGGCATCAGTCTTATACACTGTTATAATCCCCATGTTAAATCCATTgatctacagcctgaggaacaaggaAATCAAAGATGCCCTAAACAGATGGAAGAAGAGAATCTTCTTTTGGTGCTACTAA